GGCCGGCGGGTGATGCTGAACACCAGCCAGTCGATCAGCTCGGAAATGAAGAACGCAGTGGCGCTGGCGAGGGCAATGGCTGGCTCGGAGGTCACGTACGACAGCACCAGGGCCAACAGCATGGCGATCAGCGCACCGTGACCAAAGCGGGTTTGCACCATGTCACGCAGGATGAACACCAGCCCACCCCAGGCGGACCAGATCACGTCCAGGTGCGGGGCGCTGGAGAAGGCGTAGTTGATCAGCACCAC
The genomic region above belongs to Pseudomonas sp. PSKL.D1 and contains:
- a CDS encoding VUT family protein, producing MFYLAAYISSVVLINYAFSSAPHLDVIWSAWGGLVFILRDMVQTRFGHGALIAMLLALVLSYVTSEPAIALASATAFFISELIDWLVFSITRRPLRDRLWLSSALSIPVDTFIFFGMIGAMTPAVIGTAMASKFAGVTAVWLAMAFRARRAAALG